Below is a genomic region from Bacteroidia bacterium.
TAGGTGATCAGAATGAAAGCCAGACATTTGACAATTTTGAGAACTATCGCACAACGGTTGCAACTCGGCTAACTGAAGCAGGACAGCAGGTGGACAGCCTTTCTTCTCAGGAAGTGCTTATCCCGGCATTCCTTGCTGCCTACAAAGGTTCTGACCCTTCAGAAATTGGATTGAGCGCATTTCCCAAACTGCCGCTTCCGAACTGGAGGGTCAATTATAATGGCCTCTCCAAGATCAGTTTTTTCAAGCGTTTTGCCAATAATATTGTACTGAATCATGGCTATAATGCCACTTATAGCGTGAACAACTATCTTTCATCGCTTCAGACCAACCGAATTGAAATTCAGCAGATAACTATACAGGAACAGTTCGCTCCATTGATCGGAGTAGATATTACATTTATAAATAATGTAACAGCACGTACTGAGTACAAAAAGAGAAGGATGCTTTCATTCACTTTTTCCAACTACCAACTCACGGAAGTGCGCGAAGACGGGATCACTATAGGATTGGGTTATCGCACCAAAGATTTTGTAGTGCCATTTAAATTCAGCGGGAAAAAACTTGTATTGCCGAACGACCTCTTATTTCGGCTGGATTTCTCCTGGCGAAATGACAAGACCCTTATTCGCAGGCTGGATCAGGAAATCACCGAGGCCACAGCCGGAATTGCTTCCTACTCCATTGATCCTGTGATTGAATACACGGTTAACGACAATTTGAATGTCAGGATATTCTTTAAGCGGGAGGCCACCATCCCTGCCGTGGCTACCAGCTATCCCAGGAGTTACACTCAGTTTGGGTTTAGCCTGAGATATACCCTGACGCAATAAAGATTGAATTGAGAATACCACAGCCCTAAGGGATAAAAGAGCCGGCTCTCTCTGGCATTTTCTCCTGACGAAATAAAAATAACTGTAATTTCGGCACCCAAAAAAATAAAGATTGAAGATGAATTTTCCAGAGGAATTGAAGTACACCAAAGACCATGAATGGGTGAGAATCGAAGGCGACAATGCCATTATTGGAATAACTGATTTTGCCCAGAGCGAACTGGGAGACATTGTATACGTGGAAGTGGATACAGTGGGTGACGAATTGGAAAAAGATGAAGTATTCGGAACCGTGGAGGCAGTAAAAACAGTATCAGACCTCTTTATGCCACTTTCCGGAGAAGTATTGGAACTGAACGAAAAACTGGAAGAAAACCCGGAGGTGGTAAATGATGATCCATACAAGGATGGCTGGATGATCAAGATCAGGATGAAGGATTCTTCAGAAGCAGATCAACTGCTTTCAGCCGCAGAATATAAAGAACTTGTCGGCCAGTCTTAATATATCCCGGGCCTGGAATTTCTTGCGGTGGCTGATCCCGGCAATTTTATGGGGTGGCTTCATTACTATAATGAGTGGCGTACCCGGTGGAACTATTAAAGTAAAAAATTTCTGGGATCTCATCACATTTGATAAGTTTGGCCATGTGGCCTTTTATGCGGTTTTCAGCTATCTGCTCGCAGTAGGAATCTATAAGCAACATACGTTTAAGGCTATTCGTTATCATGGAAGGATTTATGTTTTATGCATTTCAGTGCTTTTTGGCATCTTACAAGAGATCTTTCAGTTGCTTCAAAATGATGGAAGATCAGCCGAATTTGCTGACGTGATCGCGAATACGGCCGGGGCATTGGCAG
It encodes:
- the gcvH gene encoding glycine cleavage system protein GcvH gives rise to the protein MNFPEELKYTKDHEWVRIEGDNAIIGITDFAQSELGDIVYVEVDTVGDELEKDEVFGTVEAVKTVSDLFMPLSGEVLELNEKLEENPEVVNDDPYKDGWMIKIRMKDSSEADQLLSAAEYKELVGQS
- a CDS encoding VanZ family protein; its protein translation is MSASLNISRAWNFLRWLIPAILWGGFITIMSGVPGGTIKVKNFWDLITFDKFGHVAFYAVFSYLLAVGIYKQHTFKAIRYHGRIYVLCISVLFGILQEIFQLLQNDGRSAEFADVIANTAGALAGVAIFNLIFGKVLKETK